From Catharus ustulatus isolate bCatUst1 chromosome 17, bCatUst1.pri.v2, whole genome shotgun sequence, the proteins below share one genomic window:
- the LOC117004204 gene encoding short transient receptor potential channel 4-associated protein isoform X2 has translation MAAVAGGGTGPGTGIAGARAATTNILAQLRHGQLSGRGLTRGAQITEALLKERDKQAKWNGIPLLLQKLYEHSHPNSDFSQCQSILKEISPLLSMEAMVYVTEDRKAAQESSFPNTYTFDLFGGVDLLVEILMRPTLITQKKKQKISDDLIKDCLSILYNTCICTEGVTRRLAERNDFVLFLFTLMTNKKTFLQTATLIEDILGVKKEMIQLDDIPNLASLVSSFDQQQLANFCRILAVTISELDTGSDDKHTLLAKNAQQKKNLGPSRAEINQATLLNIPGFIERLCKLATRKVSETTGTSSFLQELEEWYTWLDNALVLDALMRVANEEAEQSSTESSDESGLANTSTRTQLPQSMKIMHEIMYKLEVLYVLCVLLMGRQRNQVHKMIAEFRLIPGLNNLFDKLIWRKHSASALVLHGHNQNCDCSPDITLKIQFLRLLQSFSDHHENKYLLLNSQELNELSAISHKANIPEVDAVVNTDRSLVCDGKRGLLTRLLQVMKKEPAESSFRFWQARAVESFLRGTTSYADQMFLLKRGLLEHILYCIVDSECKSRDVLQSYFDLLGELMKFNIDAFKRFNKYINTDEKFQIFLNQINSSLVDSNMLVRCITLSLDRFENQSDAKVAEVLSECRLLSYMSQMSMRMSFLFRLINIIHVQTLTQENVSCLNTSLVILMLARRKEKLPFYLRTLQQMEYTEKYPGFILNNFHSLLRFWQQHYLNKDKDSTCLENSSCISFTYWKETVSILLSPDRTSPCAIVSYIDEAYMDIDRDFSEE, from the exons ATCACAGAGGCCTTGTTGAAGGAAAGAGATAAACAAGCAAAATGGAATGGGATCCCCTTGCTGTTACAGAAGCTGTATGAGCACAGCCACCCAAACAGCGACTTCTCTCAGTGCCAAAGCATCCTAAAG GAAATTTCTCCACTCCTTTCGATGGAAGCCATGGTTTATGttacagaagacagaaaagctGCTCAAGAGTCCAGTTTCCCAAACACATACACCTTTGACTTGTTTGGAGGAGTCGAT cttttgGTAGAAATTCTTATGAGACCAACTCTtattacacagaaaaagaagcagaaaa TAAGTGATGACCTCATCAAGGACTGTTTAAGCATACTGTACAACACCTGTATATGT ACGGAAGGGGTCACCCGGCGGCTGGCAGAGAGAAACGACTTTGTGCTCTTCCTGTTTACACTGATGACAAACAAAAAGACATTCCTACAAACTGCAACGCTCATTGAAGATATCCTGGGAGTTAAAAAG GAAATGATCCAGCTGGATGATATTCCCAACCTGGCCAGCCTGGTGTCCAGCTTtgaccagcagcagctggccaACTTCTGCAGGATCCTGGCTGTCACCATCTCGGAGCTGGACACAGGCAGTGATGACAAGCACACACTTCTGGCCAAAAATgcccaacagaaaaaaaacttggGTCCTTCCCGAGCTGAAATTAATCAAG ctacaCTTCTGAATATTCCAGGCTTCATTGAGCGGTTGTGCAAACTGGCCACACGCAAGGTGTCAGAAACAACAGGGACTTCCAgcttcctgcaggagctggaggagtgGTACACCTGGCTGGACAATGCCCTGGTGCTGGATGCACTGATGAGAGTGGCAAAtgaagaggcagagcagagcagtacAG AGTCTTCAGATGAGAGTGGACTGGCCAACACCTCCACAAGGACACAGCTGCCCCAGTCCATGAAGATCATGCATGAGATCATGTACAAGCTGGAGGTGCTGTAtgttctctgtgtgctgctcatGGGCAGGCAGAGGAATCAG GTTCATAAAATGATAGCAGAGTTCAGACTCATTCCTGGCCTCAATAACCTGTTTGACAAACTCATCTGGAGGAAGCACTCAGCCTCAGCCCTGGTTCTGCATGGACACAACCAGAACTGTGACTGCAGCCCG gACATTACTTTAAAGATACAGTTCTTGAGGCTTCTTCAGAGCTTCAGTGACCACCATGA GAACAAGTATCTCCTTTTGAACAGCCAGGAACTGAATGAGCTGAGTGCAATCTCCCACAAAGCCAACATCCCTGAAGTGGATGCAGTTGTCAACACTGACAG gagccttgTCTGTGATGGGAAGAGAGGTTTGCTGACCAGACTGCTTCAGGTGATGAAGAAGGAACCCGCAGAATCCTCCTTCAG gtTTTGGCAAGCAAGGGCTGTTGAAAGTTTTCTGCGAGGCACCACCTCCTATGCAGACCAGATGTTCCTCCTCAAGAGAGGACTCCTGGAG cATATTCTCTACTGCATTGTTGATAGTGAGTGCAAGTCACGGGATGTGCTTCAGAGTTACTTTGACCTTCTGGGAGAGCTGATGAAATTCAATATTGATGCATTTAAGAGGTTCAACAAGTACATCAACACTGATGAGAAg ttccagatatttttaaatcagatcAACAGCTCCCTGGTGGACTCAAACATGCTCGTCCGCTGCATCACGCTGTCCCTGGACCGCTTTGAGAACCAGTCTGACGCTAAAG TGGCAGAAGTCCTGTCCGAGTGCCGCCTGTTGTCCTACATGTCCCAGATGTCCATGAGAATGTCCTTCCTCTTCCGTCTCATTAATATTATCCACGTACAGACACTGACACAg GAAAATGTCAGTTGTTTGAACACAAGTTTAGTTATCCTAATGCTGGCCCgaaggaaagaaaagctccCTTTTTATCTGCGCACCTTGCAACAGATGGAATACACGGAAAAATACCCTGGCTTCATCCTGAACAACTTCCACAGCCTCCTGCGATTCTGGCAGCAGCATTACCTCAACAAGGATAAAGACAGCACCTGCTTAGAAAAT agctcctgtATTAGTTTTACCTACTGGAAAGAGACTGTTTCGATACTGCTCAGTCCGGACCGGACGTCCCCCTGTGCCATAGTGAGCTACATCGACGAGGCGTACATGGACATTGACAGAGACTTCTCTGAGGAGTaa
- the LOC117004204 gene encoding short transient receptor potential channel 4-associated protein isoform X1, with amino-acid sequence MAAVAGGGTGPGTGIAGARAATTNILAQLRHGQLSGRGLTRGAQITEALLKERDKQAKWNGIPLLLQKLYEHSHPNSDFSQCQSILKEISPLLSMEAMVYVTEDRKAAQESSFPNTYTFDLFGGVDLLVEILMRPTLITQKKKQKISDDLIKDCLSILYNTCICTEGVTRRLAERNDFVLFLFTLMTNKKTFLQTATLIEDILGVKKEMIQLDDIPNLASLVSSFDQQQLANFCRILAVTISELDTGSDDKHTLLAKNAQQKKNLGPSRAEINQATLLNIPGFIERLCKLATRKVSETTGTSSFLQELEEWYTWLDNALVLDALMRVANEEAEQSSTGSWLASLHPPAAESSDESGLANTSTRTQLPQSMKIMHEIMYKLEVLYVLCVLLMGRQRNQVHKMIAEFRLIPGLNNLFDKLIWRKHSASALVLHGHNQNCDCSPDITLKIQFLRLLQSFSDHHENKYLLLNSQELNELSAISHKANIPEVDAVVNTDRSLVCDGKRGLLTRLLQVMKKEPAESSFRFWQARAVESFLRGTTSYADQMFLLKRGLLEHILYCIVDSECKSRDVLQSYFDLLGELMKFNIDAFKRFNKYINTDEKFQIFLNQINSSLVDSNMLVRCITLSLDRFENQSDAKVAEVLSECRLLSYMSQMSMRMSFLFRLINIIHVQTLTQENVSCLNTSLVILMLARRKEKLPFYLRTLQQMEYTEKYPGFILNNFHSLLRFWQQHYLNKDKDSTCLENSSCISFTYWKETVSILLSPDRTSPCAIVSYIDEAYMDIDRDFSEE; translated from the exons ATCACAGAGGCCTTGTTGAAGGAAAGAGATAAACAAGCAAAATGGAATGGGATCCCCTTGCTGTTACAGAAGCTGTATGAGCACAGCCACCCAAACAGCGACTTCTCTCAGTGCCAAAGCATCCTAAAG GAAATTTCTCCACTCCTTTCGATGGAAGCCATGGTTTATGttacagaagacagaaaagctGCTCAAGAGTCCAGTTTCCCAAACACATACACCTTTGACTTGTTTGGAGGAGTCGAT cttttgGTAGAAATTCTTATGAGACCAACTCTtattacacagaaaaagaagcagaaaa TAAGTGATGACCTCATCAAGGACTGTTTAAGCATACTGTACAACACCTGTATATGT ACGGAAGGGGTCACCCGGCGGCTGGCAGAGAGAAACGACTTTGTGCTCTTCCTGTTTACACTGATGACAAACAAAAAGACATTCCTACAAACTGCAACGCTCATTGAAGATATCCTGGGAGTTAAAAAG GAAATGATCCAGCTGGATGATATTCCCAACCTGGCCAGCCTGGTGTCCAGCTTtgaccagcagcagctggccaACTTCTGCAGGATCCTGGCTGTCACCATCTCGGAGCTGGACACAGGCAGTGATGACAAGCACACACTTCTGGCCAAAAATgcccaacagaaaaaaaacttggGTCCTTCCCGAGCTGAAATTAATCAAG ctacaCTTCTGAATATTCCAGGCTTCATTGAGCGGTTGTGCAAACTGGCCACACGCAAGGTGTCAGAAACAACAGGGACTTCCAgcttcctgcaggagctggaggagtgGTACACCTGGCTGGACAATGCCCTGGTGCTGGATGCACTGATGAGAGTGGCAAAtgaagaggcagagcagagcagtacAGGTAGCTGGCTTGCATCCCTCCACCCACCAGCAGCTG AGTCTTCAGATGAGAGTGGACTGGCCAACACCTCCACAAGGACACAGCTGCCCCAGTCCATGAAGATCATGCATGAGATCATGTACAAGCTGGAGGTGCTGTAtgttctctgtgtgctgctcatGGGCAGGCAGAGGAATCAG GTTCATAAAATGATAGCAGAGTTCAGACTCATTCCTGGCCTCAATAACCTGTTTGACAAACTCATCTGGAGGAAGCACTCAGCCTCAGCCCTGGTTCTGCATGGACACAACCAGAACTGTGACTGCAGCCCG gACATTACTTTAAAGATACAGTTCTTGAGGCTTCTTCAGAGCTTCAGTGACCACCATGA GAACAAGTATCTCCTTTTGAACAGCCAGGAACTGAATGAGCTGAGTGCAATCTCCCACAAAGCCAACATCCCTGAAGTGGATGCAGTTGTCAACACTGACAG gagccttgTCTGTGATGGGAAGAGAGGTTTGCTGACCAGACTGCTTCAGGTGATGAAGAAGGAACCCGCAGAATCCTCCTTCAG gtTTTGGCAAGCAAGGGCTGTTGAAAGTTTTCTGCGAGGCACCACCTCCTATGCAGACCAGATGTTCCTCCTCAAGAGAGGACTCCTGGAG cATATTCTCTACTGCATTGTTGATAGTGAGTGCAAGTCACGGGATGTGCTTCAGAGTTACTTTGACCTTCTGGGAGAGCTGATGAAATTCAATATTGATGCATTTAAGAGGTTCAACAAGTACATCAACACTGATGAGAAg ttccagatatttttaaatcagatcAACAGCTCCCTGGTGGACTCAAACATGCTCGTCCGCTGCATCACGCTGTCCCTGGACCGCTTTGAGAACCAGTCTGACGCTAAAG TGGCAGAAGTCCTGTCCGAGTGCCGCCTGTTGTCCTACATGTCCCAGATGTCCATGAGAATGTCCTTCCTCTTCCGTCTCATTAATATTATCCACGTACAGACACTGACACAg GAAAATGTCAGTTGTTTGAACACAAGTTTAGTTATCCTAATGCTGGCCCgaaggaaagaaaagctccCTTTTTATCTGCGCACCTTGCAACAGATGGAATACACGGAAAAATACCCTGGCTTCATCCTGAACAACTTCCACAGCCTCCTGCGATTCTGGCAGCAGCATTACCTCAACAAGGATAAAGACAGCACCTGCTTAGAAAAT agctcctgtATTAGTTTTACCTACTGGAAAGAGACTGTTTCGATACTGCTCAGTCCGGACCGGACGTCCCCCTGTGCCATAGTGAGCTACATCGACGAGGCGTACATGGACATTGACAGAGACTTCTCTGAGGAGTaa